The sequence AGGGAAGAATGAGGCGTACCACATATTTCGTCGATAAGTGAATAATTTCGCAGCCACTAGTCTTCTAAGCGAAGGTTGCTTGATACCTAGAACATACTTAACACTTACTGTGAAGATACAACCTCGAGAAGGGGTGAACAGGGAAAACCAGAATAAGTATAATCAGAACTCatagaaatcagagttttcagtaAGCCTCTTTGACCCAACATAAAAGACCTAATGTGATGTACTAGAAAAGATTTGAATATATGTAGTAAAATAATCACGAAATCACATCTCGTCTCTAGCTTTTAAAAGTCCCAGTTAAATACAAAGAGTCGAGGCATGCTAATTGGACTTGAATATTACGATAAAAAAACAGTGAGCTATTTCTGCAGGTAAGTATGATCCATGCAAACCGTAAACTATCGAAAAATGTTGCAGTGTTTTATACCTTTTGGAAATTGGAAGTTCCTATCTTCCAACAACATCTGTTCTGGCTTTCTTAGCTTCATCTGCAGCTGACCCTTAAGCAAAAATAGTTGTCTGAAAGACAACAATTGTTTTTTATTGAAAAACATAGGAATAACATCAGTTCTTATAATTTTATCTTAGGATAATATTTGCATACCAATGAGAGATAATTTCAAGTTCCGTGAGGAAAAGTTACATCACCAAGAACCATCTGTAAACTGAATCAGATAACACTAAACTATGAATGATACTAGTAGATCTCCTAATAAAACCCATGGCCAAATCAAGACTAACAAGGAAACAAGTCTAAACGGGGACATGTAACCAAATGAAATAAATGAACATTAAGCCTGAACAGAAAAGCACATaagaaatctttgaaaaatctgcAAGGCCTAAACATACAGAATAAGTCGCACAAATTACAAATGaagaatttaaaaccaaattatagCAGGATCAATTAGGAATAACAACAAGCATCTCACCAATCAGCAGAGAGACCAATGAAACAACTCATGTAGTACTGCATGTATCGCCTGATAACCCATTTCCATTGGGTTGGTTTATACGCCTGCTAAATTGAGCAAAAAAAAGATGTCGTTAGACAAGACCATTACTTCTATAAATTGAATTAAGAAACCAAAACCGTAAAAAACGAAAACCTTCACGTAGAGTAACCTTTATGAAAATGTCACAGAAACATGCAACCACTCCAATTATAGAATAATGTAAGAAGGGGTTCCAGGATTCCAGCACAGAAACCTAAACAAAATGAGCCATTTTATTTAACGCCCACACCTAGTACTCCAAATCCAAGCCAGTGGAGGGCGTGCAGTACGCGACACAAACAAAATTCAGCTTGGACGACTATGTTCGCTATCATCAATGGCCTTATGGCACAAGTGAAGGTTATTTTACCTACATAGAGTATGATTTTCTATACAGCCTTATAAGCGCAAGATGGATTAGTTGCCCTTGTGATCTTTGGGTTCACTGTCAGGAACATGGAAAACCAATTCATCTTTAAAATAGGTATCACCAACACAAAGTAAGATGTTGACGAAGAAACTAACTTACCTTTCAAATAAAGAGAAAAGGCATTGATCTCCCACACTCTAGCAATGCTTATTTTAGGGTACATATTTTCAAATTCGTACACAGACAAAATTGTAAAAAATGATGTGCCATGATTTCCAATAACAAAACCCTAATATACAAATAATTCAATAATTAAAAACTTAGCAAATTGCATCTATTAACCAAAACaaagtccaaaaattaaaaaCTTCTGACTCTTACCAGAAATAAACCCAAGCTTAGTGGAACGTCGGTTTCACCATCAAATAGTGAAACGCGTTGATTACTGCTTACTTCTCTAATTTAAACCATAAAACTTCTTGAACTATTTGATTCCGATCTACAGAGACAAAAACAGATTCCGATTG comes from Papaver somniferum cultivar HN1 chromosome 7, ASM357369v1, whole genome shotgun sequence and encodes:
- the LOC113294213 gene encoding uncharacterized protein LOC113294213, which translates into the protein MVESASGNDRLSLLDEYKGYNQIPLAEEDQEHTAFYAPRGLYCYTKMPFGLKNAGATYHRMGFVIGNHGTSFFTILSVYEFENMYPKISIARVWEINAFSLYLKVNPKITRATNPSCAYKAV